The following proteins are co-located in the Heliorestis convoluta genome:
- a CDS encoding NAD(P)/FAD-dependent oxidoreductase has product MNKKYHIAIVGGGPSAIFAAYELMQYNHNLRIILLEAGHDIYQRSCPIAEKKVNHCIGCKPCDIMRGFGGAGAFSDGKYNFTTEFGGWLQEYISDNDVLELINYVDKINLERGAPTEYFTTEKSNLGKKVLAQDIHLLQAKVRHLGTENNLRILEKLYEELKSQITLCCNSRVKQIQPHEGIFTLFVEGLGELDSIEADYVIAAPGRAGSEWFAGQCKELGLSLFNNQVDVGVRVEIPAEIFEHITEDVYEAKLVYRTKQYGDLVRTFCMNPKGYVVAENTDGIITVNGHSYRDEKKHSKNTNFALLVSNRFTEPFQEPHQYGKRIASFSNLLGGGVLVQRFGDLIKGRRTNEHRLSQSFTRPTLQAVPGDLSLVLPKRHLDNIIEMIYALDKIAPGMANDDTLLYGVEVKFYSSRLKLTKELETEIPNMFAIGDGAGVTRGLSQASASGVHVARVIHQRIVK; this is encoded by the coding sequence AATCATTCTATTAGAAGCAGGCCACGACATTTACCAACGCAGTTGTCCCATCGCAGAAAAGAAAGTAAACCACTGCATTGGATGCAAACCTTGTGACATCATGCGTGGCTTTGGAGGAGCAGGCGCCTTCTCCGATGGAAAATATAATTTCACCACAGAATTTGGCGGATGGCTCCAAGAATACATCTCTGACAACGACGTATTGGAACTGATCAATTATGTAGACAAAATCAACCTAGAACGAGGTGCTCCAACAGAATACTTCACAACGGAGAAAAGCAATCTAGGCAAAAAAGTCCTGGCCCAAGACATTCATCTTCTCCAAGCAAAAGTACGACATCTAGGCACTGAAAACAACCTACGTATCTTAGAAAAATTATATGAAGAATTAAAAAGCCAGATCACCTTATGTTGCAACAGTCGCGTAAAGCAGATTCAACCACACGAAGGAATTTTTACACTTTTCGTAGAAGGGCTAGGAGAGCTAGATAGCATCGAGGCCGACTACGTCATTGCTGCACCAGGTCGAGCTGGATCGGAATGGTTTGCAGGACAATGCAAAGAACTAGGTCTTTCCTTATTTAATAACCAAGTTGACGTAGGCGTGCGAGTTGAAATTCCAGCAGAAATCTTTGAACACATTACGGAAGATGTTTATGAAGCCAAGCTCGTCTATCGAACGAAACAATACGGCGACCTCGTCCGAACCTTCTGCATGAACCCCAAAGGCTACGTTGTCGCTGAAAACACAGACGGCATCATCACCGTCAATGGCCACAGCTATCGCGACGAGAAAAAGCACAGCAAAAACACCAACTTCGCCTTGCTCGTCAGCAATCGTTTTACCGAACCCTTTCAAGAACCGCACCAATATGGAAAACGAATCGCTTCCTTTTCTAACCTCCTAGGAGGCGGAGTATTGGTACAACGATTCGGCGATCTGATCAAAGGCAGGAGAACGAACGAACACCGTCTATCTCAAAGCTTTACCAGACCAACCTTGCAAGCTGTACCGGGTGACCTAAGTCTTGTCTTACCAAAGCGTCATCTCGACAATATCATCGAAATGATTTATGCACTTGACAAAATTGCACCCGGCATGGCCAACGACGATACACTACTTTATGGCGTGGAAGTCAAATTCTACAGCTCACGGCTGAAGCTAACCAAAGAACTAGAAACAGAGATTCCGAACATGTTTGCCATTGGCGATGGTGCAGGTGTCACTCGAGGCTTGTCTCAAGCAAGCGCCAGTGGTGTTCACGTAGCTAGAGTGATTCATCAAAGAATAGTAAAATAA
- a CDS encoding DUF4397 domain-containing protein: MNPRLAYLRFLHASPDAPGVDIYANGVRVARNLRYQGFTQYLSAPPGRYRIRVFPAGQTTNPVVDTVITLLPQSVSTDALIGRLADIQLLPIRELRQPIRPGRLYLRFAHLSPDAPPVDLTLADGTRLFRGVGFTESTDYVELAPGTYNFQLRLVGTDDIVLRVPNITLRPDRFYTIYAVA; encoded by the coding sequence GTGAATCCCAGGTTAGCCTACCTGCGATTTCTTCATGCCTCGCCCGATGCACCGGGTGTAGACATTTACGCTAACGGCGTACGAGTTGCACGGAACTTGCGCTATCAAGGTTTTACCCAATATCTTTCGGCGCCACCTGGACGGTATCGCATTCGCGTCTTTCCTGCTGGACAGACGACGAATCCCGTCGTTGACACAGTCATCACCCTATTACCCCAATCTGTCTCAACAGATGCACTCATTGGGCGACTGGCTGATATACAACTACTGCCCATTCGAGAACTGCGCCAACCAATCCGACCAGGACGACTCTACCTACGTTTTGCCCACCTATCGCCGGATGCACCACCGGTCGATCTCACATTGGCCGATGGAACAAGGCTATTTAGAGGTGTAGGCTTTACAGAATCCACGGATTATGTGGAACTAGCACCAGGCACGTACAACTTCCAGCTACGCCTCGTTGGTACCGATGATATTGTACTCCGAGTTCCCAATATCACTTTGCGCCCCGATCGTTTTTACACCATCTATGCAGTAGCTTAG
- a CDS encoding acetyl-CoA hydrolase/transferase C-terminal domain-containing protein, whose amino-acid sequence MNLQEKYSSKIISAEAAAQMVQSGDWIEYGFCTTAPRAFDEALAKRTGELSDVDIRVGVSVYPPAVVAADPDGKVFTFNSWHYSGLDRRLSASGPVFYNPMKFSELPRYVLENTPTDVFVVQVAPMDKFGFFSFGGNASHHYGVIERAKKIIVEVNEQMPRVHGGHGHGIHIDEVDYIIEGASLPLTELHPAQVSDVDQTIARRVMAEMRDGDCIQLGIGGMPNALGSMIAQSDLKDLGGHTEMISESFVDMFLSGVMNGRRKNIDKGRIAYTFALGTKKLYDFLDDNPFCANYPVDYTNSASVAASIDNLVTINNAVEIDLFGQVCSESAGIRNISGSGGQLDFVIAGYLSKGGRSFICLSSCYKDKAGQLHSRLVPTITPGGIITDPRATTMYVVTEYGMFNCKGMSTWQRAEGLINIAHPDFREELIAQAEAMKIWKRSNKR is encoded by the coding sequence ATGAACTTGCAAGAAAAATACAGCTCTAAAATCATTTCAGCTGAAGCAGCGGCCCAAATGGTCCAATCGGGAGACTGGATAGAATACGGTTTTTGCACCACAGCACCTAGAGCTTTTGACGAAGCCCTGGCCAAGCGCACAGGCGAATTATCCGATGTAGATATTCGCGTCGGTGTATCGGTCTATCCACCAGCTGTTGTAGCTGCTGATCCGGATGGTAAAGTTTTCACCTTCAATTCTTGGCACTACAGCGGCCTCGATCGACGCCTCAGTGCCAGCGGACCTGTATTCTACAACCCTATGAAATTCTCAGAATTGCCACGCTATGTCTTGGAAAATACACCTACTGACGTTTTTGTCGTACAAGTTGCACCCATGGACAAATTTGGCTTTTTCAGCTTTGGTGGCAATGCCAGTCATCACTATGGCGTCATCGAAAGAGCCAAAAAAATCATCGTAGAAGTGAATGAACAAATGCCACGAGTCCATGGTGGTCATGGTCACGGCATTCACATTGATGAAGTCGATTACATCATCGAAGGTGCCAGCCTGCCTTTAACAGAACTTCATCCGGCCCAGGTCAGCGATGTTGATCAGACCATCGCAAGAAGAGTGATGGCAGAGATGCGCGATGGCGATTGCATTCAGCTAGGCATCGGAGGCATGCCCAATGCCCTAGGGAGCATGATTGCCCAATCAGACTTAAAAGACCTAGGCGGCCACACGGAAATGATCAGTGAAAGCTTTGTAGATATGTTCCTCTCTGGCGTTATGAATGGTCGACGCAAAAACATCGACAAAGGCCGCATTGCTTACACTTTCGCTTTAGGCACGAAAAAACTCTACGACTTTCTCGATGACAACCCCTTTTGTGCCAATTACCCAGTAGACTATACCAACTCCGCTTCTGTCGCCGCCTCCATTGACAACCTTGTTACTATCAACAACGCCGTCGAAATCGATCTCTTTGGACAGGTCTGCTCCGAATCGGCAGGCATTCGCAACATCAGTGGCTCCGGTGGGCAGCTTGACTTTGTCATTGCAGGGTACCTCTCCAAAGGCGGTCGAAGCTTTATCTGCCTTTCTTCTTGCTACAAAGACAAAGCCGGTCAATTGCACTCTCGCCTTGTGCCGACCATCACGCCCGGTGGCATCATCACCGATCCCAGAGCAACAACCATGTATGTAGTCACTGAATACGGCATGTTCAACTGCAAAGGCATGAGCACCTGGCAGCGAGCAGAGGGGCTCATCAACATCGCCCATCCAGACTTCCGAGAAGAACTGATCGCCCAAGCTGAAGCCATGAAAATCTGGAAAAGAAGCAACAAGAGATAA
- the motA gene encoding flagellar motor stator protein MotA has protein sequence MDIALLLGLALGIFSVVGGMVAKGASLAVLINPAAIIIIFVGTFAALLNSFPMKEIKKIPALFGVLFKEQKLSEPVVIIEQMTEMAQQARREGLLSLEASIDSLNEPFLKTGIRLIVDGQGEEFVRELLEADIEAMEERHRAGAQIFTSAGTYAPTLGVLGAVIGLIGALGNLEDVNALGNMIAAAFVATLFGIFTGYVIGHPFATKLKRKSQEEVKLKTMMLEGILSIQVGSSPVQIREKMMIYLTQAERERMDKEGTE, from the coding sequence ATGGATATAGCATTGCTCCTGGGCTTAGCTTTGGGTATATTCTCTGTCGTAGGCGGTATGGTAGCGAAAGGTGCCAGCCTTGCTGTTCTTATCAACCCTGCCGCTATCATTATCATCTTCGTTGGAACTTTTGCGGCTCTGTTGAACTCTTTCCCTATGAAAGAAATCAAAAAAATACCCGCTCTATTTGGTGTTCTCTTTAAGGAACAAAAGCTGTCAGAACCCGTTGTCATCATTGAACAAATGACCGAAATGGCCCAGCAAGCTCGAAGAGAAGGTCTACTTTCTTTGGAAGCATCGATTGATAGCCTGAACGAACCCTTCTTAAAGACAGGGATTCGCCTTATCGTAGACGGGCAAGGCGAAGAATTTGTACGAGAACTTCTAGAAGCAGATATAGAAGCCATGGAAGAAAGGCATCGTGCAGGTGCACAAATCTTTACTTCAGCTGGTACATACGCTCCCACGCTTGGCGTTCTTGGCGCCGTCATCGGTCTTATTGGCGCACTGGGTAACTTAGAAGATGTCAACGCTCTTGGTAACATGATTGCCGCTGCCTTCGTCGCCACCCTCTTTGGTATCTTCACGGGCTATGTTATTGGTCACCCTTTTGCTACGAAGCTCAAAAGAAAATCACAGGAAGAAGTAAAGTTAAAAACCATGATGCTCGAAGGCATTCTTTCCATACAGGTTGGCAGCAGTCCCGTACAGATTCGAGAAAAAATGATGATTTATTTAACCCAAGCTGAACGAGAAAGGATGGACAAGGAAGGGACTGAATAA
- a CDS encoding flagellar motor protein MotB has translation MAKKKKHHHEEHVDESWLIPYADILTLLLALFIVMFATAQVDQQRFEAVRQALETVFKGGTGIMMNPSMQETEGTSDEMQDSNVTESFQEARSFDDLKEKIDRLIDEQGLSNEIYSGIFAEGLQISFRDAALFDSGRANLRAEALSILNELSILLENIDNEIRVAGHTDNLPINTPEFPSNWDLSAKRSLNVMKYILNNPNLDPARFTAVGYSEYRPIATNSTPEGRAQNRRVEVLIIRQFEETTGLSPSNTSTERAPIRFVDS, from the coding sequence ATGGCTAAGAAAAAAAAACATCATCACGAAGAACATGTTGATGAGAGTTGGCTGATTCCGTATGCTGATATACTGACACTCCTCTTAGCCCTTTTCATCGTTATGTTCGCCACAGCCCAAGTAGATCAGCAACGGTTTGAAGCAGTCAGGCAAGCTCTAGAGACGGTCTTCAAAGGCGGAACCGGAATCATGATGAACCCTAGTATGCAAGAGACCGAAGGAACGAGTGACGAAATGCAAGATAGTAACGTCACCGAGTCTTTTCAAGAAGCTAGAAGCTTTGACGATCTCAAAGAAAAAATTGACCGACTCATTGACGAACAAGGATTGTCCAACGAAATCTATTCGGGCATCTTTGCCGAAGGACTTCAAATCTCCTTTCGCGACGCAGCGCTCTTTGACTCCGGTCGAGCCAACCTGCGAGCCGAAGCCTTGTCCATTCTCAATGAGCTGTCTATCCTCTTAGAAAACATCGACAACGAGATTCGGGTTGCCGGTCACACCGATAATTTGCCGATTAACACACCAGAATTTCCTTCTAACTGGGATTTAAGCGCAAAGCGTTCGTTGAATGTTATGAAGTACATTCTGAACAATCCTAACTTAGATCCGGCGCGCTTTACCGCCGTTGGCTACAGCGAATACAGGCCCATCGCGACGAACAGCACGCCGGAAGGGAGAGCACAGAATCGCAGAGTAGAAGTTCTCATCATTCGCCAATTCGAAGAAACTACAGGATTAAGCCCATCGAACACATCGACAGAAAGGGCTCCGATTCGATTTGTTGACAGTTAG
- the ilvE gene encoding branched-chain-amino-acid transaminase, with protein MSLLIYLDGEFVQEDQAKVSVFDHGYLYGDGIFEGIRAYNGRVFKLKEHIDRLYDSAKAINMTIPLNADEMTEVVLESLRRNNLRDGYIRLVVSRGKGDLGLDPRKCPKASVLCIAAAITLYPKECYENGLDVITVATRRNIPEALNPRIKSLNYLNNILAKIEAARAGVLEAIMLNQEGYVAECTGDNIFIVKNGRLITPPPHVGILEGITRNCVMELARQRDIEVKEQVFARYDVYTADEVFLTGTAAEVIPVVTVDGRTIGNGQPGPMTKALTGDFHQLTQSEAAGAAINP; from the coding sequence ATGAGCCTCCTCATTTACCTTGACGGTGAATTTGTACAAGAAGATCAGGCGAAAGTATCGGTATTCGATCATGGCTATCTTTATGGCGATGGCATCTTTGAAGGAATTCGTGCCTACAACGGTCGCGTCTTCAAGCTAAAAGAACATATTGATCGCCTTTATGACTCTGCCAAGGCTATCAACATGACCATTCCACTGAATGCAGACGAGATGACTGAAGTGGTTCTTGAATCCCTTCGACGCAACAACCTGCGCGATGGCTACATCCGACTGGTCGTATCAAGAGGCAAGGGCGATCTCGGCCTAGACCCACGGAAGTGTCCCAAAGCCTCCGTTCTCTGTATAGCAGCTGCCATTACACTATATCCCAAAGAGTGCTATGAAAATGGACTAGATGTCATCACCGTGGCTACTCGACGGAATATACCCGAAGCGCTGAACCCTCGCATCAAGTCTCTTAATTATCTGAATAACATTTTAGCCAAAATAGAAGCAGCCCGCGCCGGCGTCTTAGAAGCAATTATGCTCAATCAAGAAGGATATGTCGCCGAGTGTACGGGAGACAATATTTTTATCGTCAAAAATGGTCGTCTCATCACACCACCGCCACACGTGGGCATTTTAGAAGGCATTACACGGAACTGCGTTATGGAATTAGCTCGTCAGCGTGACATTGAAGTAAAAGAACAAGTTTTTGCTCGCTATGACGTCTACACAGCCGATGAAGTCTTCCTCACGGGTACAGCAGCAGAAGTCATTCCTGTCGTCACCGTTGACGGTCGCACCATTGGCAACGGTCAGCCAGGGCCTATGACCAAAGCGCTCACTGGAGACTTTCATCAGTTGACGCAATCAGAAGCAGCTGGAGCAGCTATCAATCCATAA
- the ilvD gene encoding dihydroxy-acid dehydratase — MEKHKGRSHAVTHGVEKAPHRSLFRALGLTQEELSRPMIGIVNAQNDVVPGHMHLDTIADAVKAGVRMAGGTPLAFPVIAVCDGIAMNHIGMKYSLASREIIADSIEIMTMAHGFDALVFIPSCDKVVPGMLMAAARLNIPSIFISGGPMLAGRFQGRKVSLTTVFEGVGAHKAGKMTDEELQELEDKACPTCGSCSGMFTANSMNCLTEALGVALPGNGTIPAVYSARLRLAKESGMKIMELLEKDIKALDIMTEKAFENALTVDMALGCSTNTLLHLPAIAHEAGVELNLDLVNEVSARTPHLCKLAPAGDQHIEDLDSAGGIPAVMNVLHQQGLIDGSLRNVTGGTVAETIANAPNFDPEVLRPIEKAYSPTGGLAVLRGNIAPDGAVVKKGAVAPEMMNHQGPARVFNGEEEAVEAILGGKIHPGDVIVILYEGPKGGPGMREMLTPTAAIAGMGLDKEVALITDGRFSGATRGASIGHVSPEAAEGGPIGLVQEGDLITIDIEKGKLQLEVAEEELAQRQKQWQKPESKITKGYMSRYAQKVLSASTGARMR, encoded by the coding sequence GTGGAAAAGCATAAAGGGCGGAGCCACGCCGTAACCCATGGCGTAGAAAAAGCACCCCATCGATCGCTCTTTCGAGCACTCGGACTGACCCAAGAAGAACTGTCTCGCCCCATGATCGGTATCGTCAACGCCCAGAACGATGTCGTTCCTGGTCACATGCACCTTGATACGATTGCAGATGCAGTCAAAGCAGGCGTACGTATGGCCGGCGGAACACCGCTTGCCTTTCCTGTGATCGCGGTCTGTGACGGCATCGCCATGAATCATATTGGCATGAAGTACTCCCTCGCTTCTCGAGAAATCATCGCCGATTCCATCGAGATTATGACCATGGCCCATGGCTTTGACGCCCTTGTCTTCATACCAAGCTGTGACAAAGTCGTTCCAGGTATGTTGATGGCAGCAGCTAGGCTGAACATTCCTTCCATCTTCATCAGTGGCGGACCGATGCTAGCAGGACGTTTCCAAGGTAGAAAAGTTTCACTTACTACCGTCTTTGAAGGCGTTGGTGCTCACAAAGCTGGCAAAATGACCGACGAAGAACTACAAGAACTAGAAGACAAAGCTTGTCCTACCTGTGGTTCTTGCTCTGGTATGTTTACAGCCAACTCCATGAATTGCCTTACCGAAGCACTGGGCGTGGCATTGCCAGGCAACGGAACCATTCCAGCCGTTTATTCAGCTCGACTGCGCTTGGCCAAAGAAAGTGGCATGAAAATCATGGAGTTACTGGAAAAAGACATCAAGGCATTAGATATCATGACAGAGAAAGCCTTTGAAAACGCCCTAACTGTTGATATGGCCTTAGGCTGTTCTACCAATACACTGTTGCATCTACCAGCCATTGCTCATGAAGCAGGCGTTGAACTTAATCTTGACCTCGTTAACGAAGTCAGTGCCCGAACACCCCACCTTTGCAAACTAGCACCAGCAGGCGATCAGCACATTGAAGATCTCGATAGTGCTGGTGGCATTCCTGCGGTGATGAATGTGCTCCATCAACAAGGATTGATCGACGGCTCTTTGCGCAATGTTACCGGTGGCACTGTTGCTGAAACGATTGCCAATGCTCCTAACTTCGATCCAGAAGTTCTTCGCCCGATCGAAAAGGCCTACAGTCCCACAGGCGGTTTAGCCGTTCTACGCGGTAACATCGCTCCCGATGGTGCGGTTGTCAAAAAAGGTGCCGTAGCACCAGAAATGATGAATCACCAAGGACCAGCCCGCGTATTCAATGGGGAAGAAGAAGCTGTGGAGGCCATCTTAGGCGGCAAGATACATCCTGGTGATGTTATCGTCATTCTGTACGAAGGTCCTAAAGGCGGTCCAGGTATGCGCGAGATGCTTACACCTACAGCTGCCATTGCCGGCATGGGCTTAGACAAAGAAGTAGCCTTGATCACAGATGGGCGCTTCTCTGGTGCTACCCGCGGAGCCTCCATTGGTCACGTCTCCCCGGAAGCAGCCGAAGGCGGCCCCATCGGCCTCGTTCAAGAAGGCGACCTTATCACTATAGATATAGAAAAAGGCAAGCTTCAGCTTGAAGTGGCAGAAG